In Stenotrophomonas sp. ASS1, the following proteins share a genomic window:
- the emrA gene encoding multidrug efflux MFS transporter periplasmic adaptor subunit EmrA: MSQTQDTAAPAAPNRRGNLLRGLFVIVVLLLAALALWYFMFGRWFEETDDAYVQGNQVQITPLVAGTVVAINADDGMRVERGQLLVQLDPSDTAVALQQAEANLAKTVRQTRGLYRSVEGAQADLNARQVTLKRVREDFARRKDLAATGAISNEELAHARDELAAAEAAVAGSRETVERNRALVDDTVIATQPDVQAAAAQLRQAFLNNARAGIVAPVTGYVARRSVQVGQRVQPGNALMAVVPTEQMWVEANFKETQLRHMRLGQEVELKSDLYAGDVKYKGRVQSLGLGTGSAFSLLPAQNASGNWIKIVQRVPVRIAIDAKQLAEHPLRIGLSMKAEVSLRDQKGEVLPSTPAKGTVFDTDVYAKQLHDADEVIHTIIQGNLPQQAKVG, from the coding sequence ATGAGCCAGACCCAAGACACTGCGGCCCCGGCCGCCCCCAACCGCCGCGGCAACCTGCTGCGCGGCCTGTTCGTGATCGTCGTGCTGCTGCTTGCCGCACTGGCGCTGTGGTACTTCATGTTCGGCCGTTGGTTCGAAGAGACCGACGACGCCTACGTGCAGGGCAACCAGGTGCAGATCACCCCGCTGGTGGCCGGTACCGTGGTCGCCATCAACGCCGATGACGGCATGCGCGTGGAGCGCGGCCAGCTGCTGGTGCAGCTGGACCCGTCCGACACTGCGGTGGCACTGCAGCAGGCCGAAGCCAACCTGGCCAAGACCGTGCGCCAGACCCGCGGTCTGTACCGCAGCGTGGAAGGCGCCCAGGCGGACTTGAACGCCCGCCAGGTGACCCTGAAGCGCGTGCGCGAAGACTTCGCCCGCCGCAAGGACCTGGCCGCCACCGGCGCCATTTCCAACGAAGAACTGGCCCACGCCCGCGATGAGCTGGCCGCTGCCGAAGCGGCCGTGGCCGGTTCGCGCGAGACCGTCGAGCGCAACCGCGCGCTGGTCGACGATACCGTGATCGCCACCCAGCCGGATGTGCAGGCCGCCGCCGCGCAGCTGCGCCAGGCCTTCCTCAACAACGCCCGCGCCGGCATCGTTGCGCCGGTCACCGGCTACGTCGCCCGTCGTTCGGTGCAGGTTGGCCAGCGCGTGCAGCCGGGCAATGCCCTGATGGCGGTGGTGCCGACCGAACAGATGTGGGTCGAGGCCAACTTCAAGGAAACCCAGCTGCGCCACATGCGCCTGGGCCAGGAAGTGGAGCTGAAGTCGGACCTGTACGCCGGTGACGTGAAGTACAAGGGCCGCGTCCAGAGCCTGGGCCTGGGCACCGGCTCGGCGTTCTCGCTGCTGCCGGCGCAGAATGCCAGCGGCAACTGGATCAAGATCGTTCAGCGCGTGCCGGTACGCATCGCCATCGATGCCAAGCAGCTGGCCGAACACCCGCTGCGCATCGGCCTGTCGATGAAGGCCGAAGTGAGCCTGCGCGACCAGAAGGGCGAAGTGCTGCCGAGCACCCCGGCCAAGGGCACGGTGTTCGACACCGACGTGTATGCCAAGCAGCTGCATGATGCCGACGAGGTGATCCACACGATCATCCAGGGCAACCTGCCGCAGCAGGCGAAGGTGGGCTGA
- a CDS encoding GFA family protein, with product MQGQPEYSGGCQCGAIRFQARGTLTDSSICHCRMCQKAFGAYYAPLVSVRGVQFSWTRGQPRYFQSSNVVRRGFCADCGTPLTYEAPDGVAVAAGAFDQPERLPPTIQYGVERKLHFVDSLASLPARRTEEDIAALDFLATIVSHQHPDHDTPHWPPRSR from the coding sequence ATGCAGGGCCAACCCGAATACAGCGGCGGCTGCCAGTGCGGCGCGATCCGCTTCCAGGCGCGAGGCACGCTGACCGACAGCTCGATCTGCCACTGCCGGATGTGCCAGAAGGCCTTCGGTGCCTACTATGCGCCGCTGGTGTCGGTGCGCGGCGTGCAGTTCAGCTGGACCCGCGGCCAGCCGCGTTATTTCCAGTCGTCCAACGTGGTGCGGCGTGGCTTCTGCGCCGACTGCGGCACCCCGTTGACCTATGAAGCCCCCGACGGCGTGGCCGTGGCCGCTGGTGCCTTTGACCAACCCGAACGCCTGCCACCGACCATCCAGTACGGAGTCGAACGCAAGCTGCACTTCGTCGACAGCCTGGCCAGCCTGCCGGCGCGGCGCACCGAGGAAGACATCGCGGCGCTGGATTTCCTGGCCACCATCGTGTCCCACCAGCATCCGGACCACGACACCCCGCACTGGCCGCCGCGCAGCCGATAA
- a CDS encoding sulfite exporter TauE/SafE family protein, with product MNESMYFYVLLVVVFVLAGVVKGVTGMGLPTVAMGLLGGALSPVAAASMLFIPTFVTNAWQLLSGPSLGHIVRRLWPMMLAVVVVTLGSAALLVRVDRTWSRVALGVALVVYAAYALLAPVFRVPQRRERWLGPLVGALSGVVTGATGVFVMPAVPYLQSLGLQREELVQALGLAFTVSTISLTTGLVLHGAFGIQQLGLSTLAVLPALLGMWLGQVIRQRISARVFRACFLGFLLLLGLELVLRPLL from the coding sequence ATGAATGAATCGATGTACTTCTACGTGCTGCTGGTGGTGGTGTTCGTGCTGGCCGGTGTGGTCAAGGGCGTGACCGGCATGGGGTTGCCGACAGTGGCGATGGGTCTGCTCGGTGGCGCGCTGTCGCCGGTGGCGGCGGCATCGATGCTGTTCATCCCCACCTTCGTCACCAATGCGTGGCAGCTGTTGTCCGGCCCCTCACTGGGCCACATCGTGCGGCGCCTGTGGCCGATGATGCTGGCCGTGGTGGTGGTGACGCTGGGCTCGGCAGCGCTGCTGGTGCGGGTCGATCGCACCTGGTCACGTGTTGCGCTGGGCGTTGCGCTGGTGGTTTATGCGGCCTATGCCCTGCTTGCGCCGGTGTTCCGCGTGCCGCAGCGGCGCGAGCGATGGCTGGGGCCGCTGGTGGGGGCGTTGTCGGGTGTGGTGACCGGCGCCACCGGCGTGTTCGTGATGCCGGCGGTGCCGTACCTGCAGTCGCTGGGATTGCAGCGCGAGGAGCTGGTGCAGGCGCTGGGGCTGGCGTTCACTGTGTCGACGATTTCGCTGACCACTGGCCTGGTGCTGCACGGCGCATTCGGCATCCAGCAGCTGGGGCTGAGTACGCTGGCGGTGCTGCCGGCATTGCTGGGCATGTGGCTGGGGCAGGTGATCCGGCAGCGCATCAGTGCGCGGGTGTTCCGCGCCTGCTTCCTGGGTTTCCTGCTGCTGCTCGGACTGGAGCTGGTGCTGCGGCCGCTGTTGTGA
- a CDS encoding cupin domain-containing protein: MSHLDPSPLPQPVSLALKFALFTEQWAPKVIAEMNDYQFKIVRIEGVFVWHVHADTDEAFLVVEGELRIEFRDGHILLRRGELYVVPKGVEHRTCADHEVWLMLVEPRGVLNTGDSRGERTAQNDVWI; this comes from the coding sequence ATGTCACACCTTGATCCCTCTCCGCTGCCCCAGCCGGTCTCGCTTGCCCTGAAATTTGCGCTGTTTACCGAACAGTGGGCACCCAAGGTCATCGCCGAGATGAATGACTACCAGTTCAAGATCGTACGCATCGAGGGCGTATTCGTATGGCACGTGCACGCCGACACTGATGAGGCGTTCCTGGTGGTTGAGGGAGAGCTGCGCATCGAATTCCGCGACGGGCACATCCTGCTGCGACGAGGCGAACTGTACGTCGTGCCTAAAGGGGTGGAGCACAGAACCTGTGCCGATCACGAAGTGTGGTTGATGCTGGTCGAGCCGCGAGGCGTGCTCAATACGGGCGATTCGCGCGGCGAGCGCACCGCGCAGAACGATGTCTGGATATGA
- a CDS encoding AraC family transcriptional regulator: MTEKASPGDWVKRGEGDGGIERIEAFFEGHGYAPHRHDTYAIGFTLAGVQSFQYQRSRRHGVPGSVLVLHPDELHDGEAGTAAGFRYRMAYVSPWQVQQVLGGAPLPFVQGGVSSDPRLRAAILPLLAHLQACLDPMEEADALYDLSHSLVAVAGRPRAMRRPDAAGVERARAYLMDRLGQQVTLDALEQVSDMDRWQLSRDFRALLGTSPYRFLTLRRLDRVRRALLAGQSIASAALDTGFFDQSHMARQFLLAYGVTPALWLKRMGMRGRRR, from the coding sequence ATGACTGAGAAGGCTTCGCCAGGTGACTGGGTCAAGCGCGGGGAGGGTGACGGTGGCATTGAGCGCATCGAGGCGTTCTTCGAAGGCCACGGTTACGCGCCTCATCGACATGACACTTATGCCATCGGATTCACGCTGGCTGGGGTGCAGAGTTTCCAGTATCAGCGCTCACGGCGGCACGGCGTGCCTGGATCGGTGCTCGTGCTGCATCCTGATGAACTGCACGATGGTGAGGCGGGCACGGCCGCCGGATTCCGCTACAGGATGGCCTATGTCTCACCTTGGCAGGTGCAACAGGTGCTTGGCGGTGCGCCGCTTCCCTTCGTGCAGGGGGGGGTATCCAGCGACCCTCGCCTGAGGGCCGCGATTCTGCCTCTACTGGCGCACCTACAGGCCTGCCTGGATCCCATGGAAGAGGCTGACGCGCTCTATGATCTATCGCACAGCCTTGTCGCGGTGGCCGGGCGCCCGCGTGCCATGCGCAGGCCCGATGCGGCCGGGGTGGAGCGGGCCCGCGCTTACCTGATGGACAGGCTCGGACAGCAGGTGACCTTGGATGCGCTGGAGCAGGTCAGCGACATGGATCGCTGGCAGCTGAGTCGTGATTTTCGCGCGCTGCTGGGTACCAGCCCCTATCGGTTCCTGACACTTCGGCGGCTCGACAGGGTGCGCAGGGCCCTGCTGGCCGGGCAATCAATCGCCTCGGCTGCACTCGATACGGGCTTCTTCGATCAGAGCCACATGGCGCGGCAGTTCCTGCTTGCCTACGGGGTCACGCCTGCGCTGTGGCTCAAGCGGATGGGCATGCGCGGCCGGCGCCGTTGA
- the rnr gene encoding ribonuclease R, translating to MTTKKPSKGGSTSRSQAPKKGAKAGTARTTKPGKPLPGWFPELNEGGAPPRGRKVRSADAAAPGPAPGRKLPPTGKVIDDPYAAREAEKYEQPIASREAILALLERCEGPQTAEELGARLGLTAPDRAEALSRRLGAMVRDGQLVQNRRGGFAPIQTLNLVTGVVIANPEGFGFLRPVEGGDDLFLPPYEMRKVMHGDKVLARVTGIDHRGRREGSIARVLERGMTRLIGRFSIEMGINYVVPDDKRVQRNVQVPPDQTGGARDGQLVVCELTQAPDSRRPPIGRIIAVLGDKLTASLVVETAIHGHELPFEFPQDVLDEAASVPLVVEPAMIGDRVDLRSTPLVTIDGEDAKDFDDAVYCEPNAEGFRLVVAIADVSNYVRPGTPLDEEAQKRATSVYFPGFVVPMLPETLSNGICSLMPKVDRMCFVCDMQIDRDGLVTHSRFYEAVMNSHARLTYTQVWKAVGEDDADTKAWMGDLLPQVQRLHQLYKVLSKARAKRGAIEFESSEVRFVLDNRGEVTQAGMLVRNDAHKLIEECMIAANVEAARYLLSRHVPAPYRIHEKPPETKYADLLEFLKEFKLSLPPWSKVRPGDYTKLLKKIRDRPDATLLESVLLRSQSLAIYSPENHGHFGLALEAYAHFTSPIRRYPDLLVHRAIKHALSGKPLDKFTYNAREMAALALQCSERERRADEAEREVDERYRAAWMEKHVGGQFDGVISGVTSFGLFVELDESKVQGLVHVTQLPQDYYKFDATRKTLTGERRGSSYRLGDRVRILVLKASMEERKIDFRLVEHKGEDEGDGLPPLPERGKPAKRKKEKY from the coding sequence ATGACTACCAAAAAACCAAGCAAGGGCGGGAGCACCTCCCGCAGCCAGGCCCCGAAGAAGGGCGCCAAGGCGGGCACGGCCCGCACCACCAAGCCGGGCAAGCCGTTGCCGGGCTGGTTCCCCGAATTGAATGAAGGCGGCGCACCACCGCGTGGTCGCAAGGTCCGCAGCGCCGATGCCGCCGCTCCGGGCCCGGCCCCGGGCCGCAAGCTGCCGCCGACCGGCAAGGTGATCGACGATCCCTATGCCGCCCGCGAAGCCGAGAAGTACGAACAGCCCATCGCCAGCCGCGAGGCCATCCTGGCCCTGCTGGAGCGCTGCGAAGGGCCGCAGACCGCCGAGGAACTGGGCGCGCGCCTGGGCCTGACCGCGCCGGACCGGGCCGAGGCGCTGTCGCGCCGGCTCGGTGCCATGGTCCGCGACGGCCAGTTGGTGCAGAACCGTCGCGGCGGTTTCGCCCCGATCCAGACCCTGAACCTGGTCACTGGCGTGGTGATCGCCAACCCGGAAGGGTTCGGTTTCCTGCGTCCGGTCGAGGGCGGTGACGACCTGTTCCTGCCGCCGTATGAGATGCGCAAGGTCATGCACGGCGACAAGGTGCTGGCCCGTGTGACCGGCATCGATCACCGTGGCCGTCGCGAAGGCAGCATCGCCCGCGTGCTCGAACGCGGCATGACCCGCCTGATCGGCCGCTTCAGCATCGAGATGGGCATCAACTACGTAGTGCCCGACGACAAGCGCGTGCAGCGCAACGTGCAGGTGCCGCCGGACCAGACCGGTGGTGCACGTGACGGCCAGCTGGTGGTCTGCGAACTGACCCAGGCGCCGGACAGCCGCCGTCCGCCGATCGGCCGCATCATCGCCGTGCTCGGCGACAAGCTGACCGCGTCGCTGGTGGTGGAGACCGCCATCCACGGCCACGAGCTGCCGTTCGAGTTCCCGCAGGACGTGCTGGACGAAGCGGCTTCGGTGCCGCTGGTGGTTGAGCCGGCAATGATCGGCGACCGCGTCGACCTGCGCAGCACGCCGCTGGTCACCATTGACGGCGAGGATGCGAAGGACTTCGACGACGCGGTGTATTGCGAGCCGAATGCCGAGGGTTTCCGCCTGGTGGTGGCGATCGCCGATGTCTCGAACTACGTGCGCCCCGGCACGCCGCTGGATGAGGAGGCGCAGAAGCGCGCCACCTCGGTGTACTTCCCGGGCTTCGTGGTGCCGATGCTGCCGGAGACGCTGTCCAACGGTATCTGCTCGCTGATGCCGAAGGTCGACCGCATGTGCTTTGTCTGCGACATGCAGATCGACCGCGACGGCCTGGTCACGCATTCGCGCTTCTACGAGGCGGTGATGAACTCGCACGCGCGCCTGACCTACACCCAGGTGTGGAAGGCGGTGGGCGAGGACGATGCCGATACCAAGGCCTGGATGGGCGACCTGCTGCCGCAGGTGCAGCGCCTGCACCAGCTGTACAAGGTGCTGTCCAAGGCACGTGCCAAGCGCGGCGCCATCGAGTTCGAAAGCAGCGAAGTGCGCTTCGTGCTGGACAACCGCGGTGAAGTCACCCAGGCCGGCATGCTGGTGCGCAACGACGCACACAAGCTGATCGAGGAATGCATGATCGCGGCCAACGTCGAGGCGGCCAGGTACCTGCTGTCGCGCCATGTGCCGGCCCCGTACCGCATCCACGAGAAGCCGCCGGAAACCAAGTACGCCGACCTGCTGGAATTCCTCAAGGAGTTCAAGCTGAGCCTGCCGCCGTGGTCCAAGGTGCGTCCGGGCGATTACACCAAGCTGCTGAAGAAGATCCGGGATCGTCCTGATGCCACGTTGCTGGAATCGGTGCTGCTGCGCAGCCAGAGCCTGGCGATCTACAGCCCGGAGAATCACGGTCACTTCGGCCTGGCGCTGGAGGCGTACGCGCACTTCACCTCGCCGATCCGTCGCTACCCTGACCTGCTGGTGCACCGCGCGATCAAGCACGCGTTGTCCGGCAAGCCGCTGGACAAGTTCACCTACAACGCACGCGAAATGGCTGCGCTGGCGCTGCAGTGCTCCGAGCGTGAGCGCCGTGCCGATGAGGCCGAGCGCGAGGTCGACGAGCGCTACCGCGCCGCGTGGATGGAAAAGCACGTGGGCGGCCAGTTCGATGGCGTGATCAGCGGCGTGACCAGCTTCGGCCTGTTCGTGGAGCTGGACGAGTCGAAGGTGCAGGGCCTGGTCCATGTGACCCAGCTGCCGCAGGACTATTACAAGTTCGACGCGACCCGCAAGACGCTGACCGGCGAGCGCCGTGGCAGCAGCTACCGGCTGGGCGACCGCGTGCGCATCCTGGTGCTGAAGGCCAGCATGGAAGAGCGCAAGATCGACTTCCGCCTGGTCGAGCACAAGGGTGAGGATGAAGGCGATGGCCTGCCGCCGCTGCCCGAGCGTGGCAAGCCGGCCAAGCGGAAGAAAGAGAAATACTGA
- the emrB gene encoding multidrug efflux MFS transporter permease subunit EmrB — protein MSAQAPAAPGAPGAPAAPGAASGFLPPSVALCTVGLAMASFMQVLDTTIANVSLPTIAGNLGASSQQATWVITSFAVSTAIALPLTGWLSRRFGERKLFVWATLAFVITSLLCGLAQSMGMLVLSRALQGFVAGPMYPITQSLLVSIYPREKRGQALALLAMITVVAPICGPILGGWITDNYSWEWIFLINVPLGIFAALVVGNQLKGRPEHIEKPKMDYVGLVTLVIGVGALQLVLDLGNDEDWFSSMKIVVLACVAVVTLTVFLIWELTDKDPIVDLKLFRHRNFRAGTLAMVVAYAAFFSVALLIPQWLQRDMGYTAIWAGLATAPIGILPVIMTPFVGKYASRFDMRMLATVAFIVLSMTSFLRSNFNLQVDYNHVAGVQLIMGIGVALFFMPVLQILLSDLDGREIAAGSGLATFLRTLGGSFAASLTTWLWARRTQVHHADLTEHISVYQPGMQDQVTAMGQGDLQHGAAVLNNMINHQASQMGFNDIFFLLGWIFLAIIAFLWLAKPPFGAGAGAAAGGGH, from the coding sequence ATGTCCGCACAAGCTCCAGCCGCGCCCGGTGCTCCGGGCGCCCCGGCGGCGCCGGGTGCGGCCTCCGGGTTCCTGCCGCCCAGCGTCGCCCTGTGCACCGTCGGCCTGGCGATGGCGTCGTTCATGCAGGTGCTCGACACCACCATCGCCAACGTCTCGCTGCCGACCATCGCCGGTAACCTCGGCGCCAGTTCGCAGCAGGCGACCTGGGTCATCACCTCGTTCGCGGTCAGCACAGCCATCGCGCTGCCGCTGACCGGCTGGCTCAGCCGCCGCTTCGGCGAACGCAAGCTGTTCGTCTGGGCCACGCTGGCCTTCGTCATCACCTCGCTGCTGTGCGGCCTGGCGCAGAGCATGGGCATGCTGGTGCTGTCGCGTGCGCTGCAGGGTTTCGTGGCCGGCCCGATGTACCCGATCACGCAGTCGCTGCTGGTCTCGATCTATCCACGGGAGAAACGCGGGCAGGCACTGGCGCTGCTGGCGATGATCACGGTGGTGGCGCCGATCTGCGGACCCATTCTCGGTGGCTGGATCACCGACAACTACAGCTGGGAATGGATCTTCCTGATCAATGTGCCGCTGGGCATCTTCGCTGCGCTCGTTGTGGGCAACCAGCTGAAGGGGCGCCCGGAGCACATCGAGAAGCCGAAGATGGACTACGTCGGCCTGGTCACCCTGGTGATCGGTGTCGGTGCGCTGCAGCTGGTGCTCGACCTGGGCAACGACGAGGACTGGTTCTCGTCCATGAAGATCGTGGTGCTGGCGTGCGTGGCCGTGGTCACGCTGACGGTGTTCCTGATCTGGGAACTGACCGACAAGGATCCGATTGTCGACCTGAAGCTGTTCCGGCATCGCAACTTCCGCGCCGGTACGCTGGCGATGGTGGTGGCCTACGCGGCGTTCTTCAGCGTGGCGTTGCTGATTCCACAGTGGTTGCAGCGTGACATGGGCTACACCGCGATCTGGGCGGGCCTGGCGACAGCGCCGATCGGCATCCTGCCGGTGATCATGACCCCGTTCGTGGGCAAGTATGCATCGCGCTTCGACATGCGCATGCTGGCTACGGTCGCGTTCATTGTGTTGTCGATGACCAGCTTCCTGCGTTCGAACTTCAACCTGCAGGTGGACTACAACCATGTGGCGGGTGTGCAGCTGATCATGGGCATCGGCGTCGCGCTGTTCTTCATGCCGGTGCTGCAGATCCTGCTGTCGGACCTGGATGGACGCGAGATCGCGGCGGGCTCAGGCCTGGCCACCTTCCTGCGCACGCTGGGTGGCAGCTTCGCGGCGTCGCTGACGACGTGGCTGTGGGCGCGGCGCACCCAGGTGCACCATGCCGACCTGACCGAGCACATCTCGGTCTATCAGCCGGGCATGCAGGACCAGGTGACAGCGATGGGGCAGGGCGACCTGCAACATGGCGCAGCGGTACTGAACAACATGATCAACCACCAGGCATCGCAGATGGGCTTCAACGACATCTTCTTCCTGCTGGGCTGGATCTTCCTGGCGATCATCGCGTTCCTGTGGCTGGCCAAGCCGCCGTTCGGCGCGGGTGCGGGTGCAGCCGCCGGTGGCGGACACTGA
- a CDS encoding LysR family transcriptional regulator: MRMDIADLRLFLAIAEAGSITAGAAQANLALGSASERLRTIEADAGTPLLNRHPRGVSLTEAGAALAHHARLILQQQAQLRGELQAFAHGARGTLHLYANTAALTNYLPSRLAPWLAERPRLHVELLERTSPEVVRAISAGQAEAGIISDAVDAAGLQQHVVAEDPLVMLLPEDHRLASRRSVAFTEVAGGTFVALADGNALQAYIEDQARDIGRRLDVRIRMKTFEGVCIMVGYGIGVGIVPRTIARQHRRNTRTVAVPLADAWAQRRLCACFAGWAQLSPAMRSLLLHLGVRPQKNV; this comes from the coding sequence ATGCGGATGGATATCGCCGACCTGCGCCTGTTCCTGGCCATTGCCGAGGCGGGCAGCATCACGGCCGGTGCCGCGCAGGCAAACCTGGCACTGGGCTCAGCCAGTGAGCGCCTGCGCACGATCGAAGCCGATGCCGGTACCCCGCTGTTGAACCGGCACCCACGCGGCGTCAGCCTGACCGAAGCCGGTGCCGCGCTCGCCCACCATGCACGCTTGATCCTGCAGCAGCAGGCACAGCTGCGCGGTGAACTGCAGGCGTTCGCGCACGGTGCGCGCGGCACCCTGCATCTGTATGCCAACACCGCAGCGCTGACCAACTACCTGCCTTCGCGGCTCGCACCATGGCTGGCCGAACGCCCGCGCCTGCACGTGGAACTGCTGGAGCGCACCAGCCCTGAAGTCGTGCGTGCGATCAGTGCTGGCCAGGCCGAGGCGGGCATCATCAGCGATGCCGTCGACGCTGCCGGTCTGCAGCAGCATGTGGTCGCCGAAGATCCGCTGGTGATGCTGTTGCCCGAAGACCACCGCCTCGCCTCACGGCGCAGCGTGGCCTTCACCGAGGTAGCCGGCGGGACCTTCGTTGCCCTGGCCGATGGCAATGCACTGCAGGCCTACATCGAAGACCAGGCACGCGACATCGGGCGACGCCTGGACGTGCGCATCCGCATGAAGACGTTCGAAGGCGTGTGCATCATGGTCGGCTACGGCATTGGTGTCGGCATCGTGCCGCGTACCATTGCGCGCCAGCATCGACGCAATACCCGTACTGTTGCGGTTCCGCTTGCAGATGCGTGGGCACAGCGCCGCCTGTGCGCCTGTTTCGCCGGATGGGCGCAGCTGTCACCGGCGATGCGCAGCCTGCTGCTTCACCTGGGCGTACGGCCACAGAAAAATGTGTGA
- a CDS encoding DMT family transporter, producing MQSIRVGALQMAAAMVISGSVGWFVVETGLPAPTVVFWRCLLGGLAMLLACVALRLPLGDARKRRCLPWILAGGAALTLNWICLFSAYPYASIGVVTVTYHTQPFLLVALGVLAFGERPRPAQWGWLLLAFGGVVMIVVATPSGTTPSANYFTGILLALAAALLYAIAAAIGKRLVDVPTPVVVTVQLLMGSLLLLPFARWPGDAPSHGWALLLTLGFVHTGMMSTLLYSALKKLPTLLVGVLSFLYPVIAIAIDAAAFGHVLGPAQWMGSAAILGAVAGMNLLRAGGMQGGTASDAEHDQKC from the coding sequence ATGCAGTCCATCCGCGTTGGCGCGTTGCAGATGGCGGCAGCGATGGTGATATCCGGCAGCGTGGGTTGGTTCGTGGTGGAAACCGGACTGCCCGCGCCGACCGTGGTGTTCTGGCGCTGCCTGCTGGGCGGACTGGCCATGCTGCTGGCCTGCGTCGCACTGCGCCTGCCGTTAGGGGATGCGCGCAAGCGGCGCTGCCTACCCTGGATTCTCGCTGGCGGTGCAGCCCTGACCCTCAACTGGATCTGCCTGTTCTCCGCCTACCCGTATGCGTCGATCGGCGTGGTGACCGTCACCTATCACACCCAACCGTTCCTGCTGGTGGCCCTTGGCGTGCTGGCCTTCGGCGAACGCCCACGCCCCGCTCAGTGGGGCTGGCTGCTGCTGGCCTTCGGCGGCGTGGTGATGATCGTTGTTGCCACCCCCTCAGGCACCACCCCTTCGGCCAACTACTTCACTGGCATTCTGCTGGCGCTGGCGGCCGCCCTCCTCTACGCCATTGCCGCAGCCATCGGCAAACGACTGGTGGACGTGCCCACGCCCGTGGTCGTAACGGTGCAGCTCCTGATGGGCAGCCTGTTGCTGCTGCCCTTCGCGCGCTGGCCGGGCGACGCTCCGTCGCATGGATGGGCACTGCTGCTGACGCTGGGCTTCGTGCATACTGGCATGATGTCGACGCTGTTGTACTCAGCCCTGAAGAAACTACCGACCCTGCTGGTTGGCGTCCTGTCCTTCCTCTACCCGGTCATCGCCATTGCCATCGATGCGGCGGCATTCGGCCATGTGCTGGGGCCGGCCCAATGGATGGGCAGCGCGGCGATCCTCGGCGCCGTCGCCGGCATGAACCTGCTGCGGGCGGGCGGAATGCAGGGCGGCACAGCGAGTGACGCCGAACACGACCAAAAGTGTTGA
- a CDS encoding XRE family transcriptional regulator has protein sequence MSSSKFAPIDVLARALRREREHLGVSVSELAKRAGVAKSTLSQLEAGIGNPSLETLWALASALEVQVSQLIAPPQQPVQVIRAGEGARLASEQADYVVHLLAACPAGARRDIYRVVVEPASIRESAPHPPGTVEHVVLCSGRARLGPVGQCVELGAGDYISYAADVAHVLEAMSEPVTAVMLIEHR, from the coding sequence ATGTCTTCATCCAAGTTCGCGCCCATTGATGTCCTCGCCCGTGCCCTCAGGCGGGAGCGCGAGCATTTGGGGGTGTCTGTTTCTGAGCTGGCCAAGCGGGCTGGCGTTGCCAAGTCCACGCTTTCCCAGCTGGAGGCTGGTATTGGCAATCCCAGCCTTGAAACGCTGTGGGCGCTGGCCTCGGCTCTGGAGGTTCAGGTATCGCAGCTGATCGCTCCGCCGCAGCAGCCGGTGCAGGTGATACGTGCTGGAGAGGGCGCTCGTTTGGCCTCCGAGCAGGCTGATTACGTCGTGCATCTGCTGGCCGCGTGCCCCGCGGGGGCGCGCCGCGATATCTATCGGGTCGTGGTCGAGCCTGCATCCATCCGTGAATCCGCACCGCATCCGCCGGGAACGGTGGAGCACGTGGTGCTATGCAGTGGCCGCGCGCGCTTGGGGCCAGTGGGGCAGTGCGTCGAACTGGGGGCGGGCGACTACATCAGCTATGCGGCCGATGTCGCGCATGTGCTGGAGGCGATGTCGGAACCGGTCACCGCGGTGATGTTGATCGAGCATCGCTGA